From Rutidosis leptorrhynchoides isolate AG116_Rl617_1_P2 chromosome 3, CSIRO_AGI_Rlap_v1, whole genome shotgun sequence, a single genomic window includes:
- the LOC139902446 gene encoding probable disease resistance protein At4g27220 — protein sequence MADGVVTSVADKVIDSMFVVAKKEIDYMWNRKQHIQNFKSEVQKLKDMKGRIQQKIELAKHKGDNLVHGVEDWVNAADAEILKAEEFITEEGNAKKTCFGIGLCGNWSTLHRYGKKATHTAPLTELQEHGKPYESCVSLATPAPGLLDVYQNKNLDGIITQNSALGDIIAAIEDESIQIIGIYGVGGVGKTTLAKEVAARVKNLFADVAFTTISQTVDADKIRKDTESATKRIMKGEKILIILDDVWEKLDLEELCIPSGIDHMNCKILLTSRSKDVCDRMIAQSKICVNSLPFKEAWILFKHAVGNKVETDISLKSVAIKVVEECGGLPLVIDVIGNTLKNRDVNSWKAALTQLQKNAPADIDPSIRKAFINLKLSYDYLENEEAQWCFLQCSMFPEDSKILLEDLVHYRVGLEKIKEVESMEDARNRVQNAINILKSSSLLLDANVPEHYVKMHDVVRDVALLIATGGMNNFLVMAGKGVKEWLPRNNISHSYTGISLMHNRICNLPDYQISFPQLEATYLNDNDLRSMPDEFIEGIKNTRVLNLASNMIPFLPQSLMGLTQLRMLNLSQNRSLCEVSILGELKYLKILILNKTGIKEVPESIGQLVNLRRLELKDCKELCYTTPGVILKLSRLEELCIEFVVPSIGIHKCLAEVMCLSKLTCLRLKAPSVYDIPQDFKFDKLKGFNIRIEKEYKIDYTWNPERHLTLCTDYLVFPFLKWMKRLIEVKRPNTSLFKIKNLNNIVPDLYQEGFNKLEGIALMECPNITCLVDTCDLEGNTNEKFLMEFKHLVLSGLYNLKVLWKCPDEFISLTNLVNLSIFNCSGLVRLFPMSVAKGLVSLKEVQIKSCRNLEEVIWGETETDEVVFPCLTTIGLRGCMKLKSFYSGSCSSIRYPSLVKVELIVCHKMEMWRHESHETPKLKFVNHVPLDGRYSINDAVVKCVFFLSVYISKLIRIDKIFDSV from the coding sequence ATGGCTGATGGGGTCGTTACATCAGTTGCTGACAAAGTAATCGACTCGATGTTTGTTGTCGCCAAGAAGGAGATTGATTACATGTGGAACCGCAAACAACATATTCAAAACTTCAAAAGTGAAGTTCAAAAGCTCAAAGATATGAAAGGAAGGATTCAACAAAAAATAGAATTAGCTAAACATAAAGGAGATAATCTGGTGCATGGTGTGGAAGACTGGGTCAACGCAGCTGATGCTGAAATATTGAAGGCCGAAGAATTTATTACAGAAGAAGGTAATGCAAAGAAGACATGCTTTGGAATAGGATTGTGTGGTAACTGGAGCACTCTTCATCGTTACGGTAAAAAGGCAACACATACTGCACCTCTTACGGAGCTCCAAGAACATGGCAAACCTTATGAAAGTTGTGTTTCTTTGGCTACTCCTGCACCTGGACTACTAGACGTCTACCAAAACAAGAATCTTGATGGTATTATTACCCAAAACTCAGCTTTGGGAGATATCATTGCAGCTATTGAAGATGAAAGCATACAAATTATTGGAATCTATGGTGTAGGAGGTGTAGGAAAAACTACATTAGCCAAGGAAGTAGCTGCAAGAGTAAAGAATCTGTTTGCTGATGTTGCGTTCACTACTATCTCGCAAACAGTAGATGCTGATAAGATTCGAAAGGATACTGAAAGTGCAACAAAGCGAATAATGAAAGGTGAGAAGATTCTAATAATTTTAGATGATGTGTGGGAGAAATTGGATTTGGAAGAATTGTGCATTCCAAGTGGGATTGATCACATGAATTGTAAAATTTTATTGACTTCTAGAAGCAAAGATGTGTGTGACAGAATGATTGCTCAGAGTAAAATTTGTGTTAATTCTTTGCCATTTAAAGAAGCATGGATTCTTTTTAAACACGCGGTTGGTAACAAAGTGGAGACTGACATCAGTTTGAAGTCAGTTGCAATTAAGGTTGTTGAAGAATGTGGTGGATTACCATTGGTTATTGACGTGATAGGAAACACTTTGAAAAACAGAGATGTCAATTCATGGAAGGCGGCTCTTACTCAGCTACAGAAAAATGCGCCTGCGGATATCGATCCATCAATAAGGAAGGCATTTATTAATTTGAAGCTAAGCTATGATTATCTTGAAAATGAAGAAGCCCAATGGTGCTTCCTACAATGTAGTATGTTTCCAGAAGACTCTAAAATCTTATTGGAAGACTTGGTACATTATAGAGTAGGTCTGGAAAAGATTAAAGAGGTTGAAAGCATGGAAGATGCAAGAAACAGAGTTCAAAATGCAATCAATATCCTCAAGTCTTCTAGTTTATTGTTGGACGCAAATGTTCCAGAACACTACGTCAAAATGCATGATGTTGTGCGTGATGTGGCGTTGTTAATTGCAACCGGAggtatgaataattttcttgtgatGGCTGGGAAAGGTGTGAAAGAATGGTTACCAAGAAATAACATCTCACATAGTTACACAGGGATCTCACTCATGCACAATAGAATATGTAACCTTCCTGACTATCAAATTAGCTTTCCACAGCTTGAAGCAACATATTTGAATGATAATGATTTGCGATCGATGCCTGATGAATTTATTGAAGGAATAAAAAACACTAGAGTTTTAAATTTGGCCTCTAATATGATCCCATTCCTCCCACAATCATTAATGGGGCTCACACAACTTCGCATGCTCAATCTTTCTCAAAATAGATCTCTATGTGAAGTTTCTATACTCGGGGAGTTGAAATACCTTAAGATTCTAATTCTCAATAAAACTGGAATTAAAGAAGTTCCTGAAAGTATTGGTCAGTTGGTAAACTTAAGGCGCCTTGAACTTAAAGATTGTAAGGAGCTATGTTATACAACACCGGGTGTCATTTTAAAACTCTCTAGGTTGGAAGAGTTATGTATTGAGTTTGTGGTCCCTAGCATAGGAATTCACAAGTGTCTTGCTGAGGTAATGTGTTTGTCAAAGCTCACATGTTTGAGATTAAAAGCACCAAGTGTTTATGACATTCCTCAAGATTTTAAGTTTGATAAACTTAAAGGATTTAATATTCGAATCGAAAAGGAATATAAAATTGATTACACCTGGAATCCAGAGCGTCATCTAACATTATGCACGGATTATCTTGTATTTCCATTCTTGAAGTGGATGAAAAGGCTGATAGAGGTAAAACGTCCTAATACAAGTCTATTCAAGATAAAGAACTTGAATAACATCGTACCGGACCTCTATCAAGAAGGTTTTAATAAATTAGAGGGTATCGCTTTGATGGAATGTCCGAATATTACATGTCTAGTGGATACATGTGATTTGGAAGGGAATACAAATGAGAAGTTTTTAATGGAATTCAAACATCTAGTTTTGAGTGGTCTATATAATTTGAAGGTTTTATGGAAATGCCCAGATGAATTTATAAGTCTTACTAACCTAGTCAACCTTTCAATTTTTAATTGTAGTGGGTTAGTAAGACTATTTCCTATGAGTGTCGCAAAAGGGCTTGTCTCACTGAAGGAGGTTCAAATTAAATCTTGTAGAAATCTAGAGGAGGTGATTTGGGGTGAAACTGAAACGGATGAAGTTGTCTTCCCTTGCCTTACCACTATTGGGTTACGTGGATGTATGAAACTCAAAAGCTTCTACTCGGGCAGTTGTAGTAGCATCAGATATCCATCATTAGTGAAAGTAGAATTAATTGTTTGTCATAAAATGGAGATGTGGAGACATGAAAGCCATGAAACACCCAAACTCAAGTTTGTGAATCATGTACCACTTGATGGACGTTATTCCATTAATGATGCCGTTGTCAAATGCGTTTTTTTCTTGAGTGTGTACATATCAAAGCTAATCAGAATAGATAAGATATTTGATAGTGTTTGA